A single window of Selenomonas sputigena DNA harbors:
- a CDS encoding PD-(D/E)XK nuclease family transposase, giving the protein MTIFNTPERQKIYRDIIKKLRLIDDAFFNSCFDGDIACMELLLQIIFGNPQLRVKEVLTQRSVPNLFGRGVRFDAIATDGERIFDVEVQRDDEGADPRRARYNSCMMDARELDKGKDFRELPETYVIFITEHDVWKGNRPLYHVQKSFAETGIAFDDGAHIIYVNAAYQDDTPLGRLMHDFFCEDPNDMHYSVLANRARFFKENERGASTMCKLIEDLVKSDLEHILKAEVAEAEVRGEARGEARGEARGEARGEARGKAHGEERAFLSSIRNLMKNAGVSAEKAMDLLGIDAMARSKYMSLL; this is encoded by the coding sequence ATGACGATTTTTAACACGCCGGAGCGACAAAAAATCTATCGTGACATCATCAAGAAACTGCGTTTGATTGACGACGCTTTTTTCAACAGCTGTTTTGACGGCGACATCGCCTGTATGGAACTTTTGCTGCAAATCATCTTTGGCAATCCGCAACTGCGCGTCAAAGAAGTATTGACGCAAAGATCTGTCCCAAACCTCTTCGGACGCGGTGTGCGTTTCGATGCAATTGCCACTGACGGTGAGCGCATCTTCGATGTCGAAGTCCAGCGCGATGACGAGGGCGCCGATCCCAGGCGAGCGCGCTACAACAGCTGCATGATGGACGCACGCGAGCTCGACAAGGGAAAGGACTTCAGGGAACTGCCCGAAACCTACGTCATCTTCATTACGGAACACGATGTATGGAAAGGCAATCGACCACTCTATCATGTGCAGAAGTCCTTCGCTGAAACAGGAATCGCCTTCGACGACGGCGCACATATTATCTACGTCAATGCCGCATATCAAGACGACACGCCGCTCGGTCGCCTGATGCATGATTTCTTCTGCGAAGACCCCAACGACATGCATTACAGCGTCTTAGCAAATCGAGCGAGATTTTTCAAAGAAAACGAAAGGGGAGCCTCCACCATGTGCAAATTAATTGAAGACCTCGTCAAAAGTGACTTGGAACACATCCTCAAAGCCGAAGTAGCCGAAGCCGAGGTTCGCGGTGAGGCCCGCGGTGAAGCTCGCGGTGAAGCTCGCGGTGAAGCTCGCGGTGAAGCTCGCGGTAAAGCACATGGCGAAGAACGCGCCTTTCTCAGCAGCATCCGCAATCTGATGAAGAATGCGGGCGTCTCGGCAGAAAAAGCCATGGATCTGCTCGGCATTGACGCCATGGCTCGCAGCAAGTATATGTCACTGCTATGA
- a CDS encoding ECF transporter S component, producing MMAAQRKNREFAAKDLVLTALMTAIVFLATFVPHIPIPLGYAHLGDAAIFLFALLAPRRSALFAACFGSALADFMSGFALWIVPTLVIKFVMAEIVCRMAQERSGLWRIAAALALASLWMAAAYTLAGAVLYDSLAAALASFPGLFVEGVVNSALALAALPFLRGRFLRKD from the coding sequence ATGATGGCCGCTCAAAGAAAGAACCGTGAGTTTGCCGCGAAGGATCTTGTCTTGACGGCGCTGATGACGGCGATCGTCTTTCTCGCCACCTTCGTGCCTCACATCCCGATTCCGCTCGGCTACGCGCATTTGGGCGATGCCGCAATCTTCCTCTTTGCGCTCTTGGCGCCGCGGCGCTCGGCGCTCTTTGCCGCGTGCTTCGGCTCGGCGCTTGCCGACTTCATGAGCGGCTTCGCGCTTTGGATCGTGCCGACGCTCGTCATCAAGTTCGTCATGGCGGAAATCGTCTGCCGCATGGCACAGGAGCGAAGCGGGCTCTGGCGGATCGCGGCGGCGCTGGCTCTCGCGAGCCTTTGGATGGCGGCGGCCTACACGCTCGCAGGTGCTGTCCTTTACGACAGCCTTGCGGCGGCGCTGGCCTCCTTCCCCGGGCTTTTCGTGGAAGGCGTCGTCAACAGCGCCTTGGCGCTCGCCGCCCTGCCGTTTTTGCGCGGGCGTTTTTTGCGCAAGGATTGA
- a CDS encoding NAD(P)/FAD-dependent oxidoreductase, with product MKHLLVIGQGPAGISAAVYAKRGGAAVTVVANGVGALEKAERIENYYGFGEPLTGRELAAQGVEGAKRLGVDFVEGELVGLRFKDTMDGFVAELVHRTLEADAVVLAMGASRLAPPLAGLKELEGHGVSYCAICDAFFYRGKEAAVLGAGDYALAEAAALLLHAAKVHLLTNGEAAPAHVPAGLLVHTERLAAVEGEGRVERVVFAGGATLPVSGIFVAFGTAGSTAIAKKLGILLDGVYLKVNEKMETNVPGVFAAGDATGGLLQVVKAVHEGAVAGLSALKFLRGKKA from the coding sequence ATGAAGCATCTTCTTGTCATCGGACAGGGGCCTGCGGGCATTTCGGCGGCTGTTTACGCGAAGCGCGGCGGGGCGGCGGTCACGGTCGTTGCGAACGGCGTCGGTGCGCTCGAAAAGGCGGAAAGGATTGAAAACTACTATGGCTTCGGTGAGCCGCTGACGGGCAGGGAATTGGCCGCGCAGGGCGTCGAGGGCGCGAAGCGTCTCGGCGTGGATTTCGTCGAGGGGGAGCTTGTCGGCCTGCGCTTCAAGGACACGATGGACGGCTTCGTCGCTGAGCTCGTGCATCGGACGCTCGAAGCGGATGCTGTCGTGCTCGCCATGGGCGCTTCGCGCCTCGCGCCGCCGCTCGCAGGACTCAAGGAGTTGGAAGGGCACGGCGTGAGCTACTGCGCGATCTGCGACGCTTTCTTCTATCGCGGCAAGGAGGCCGCCGTCCTCGGCGCGGGTGACTATGCGCTTGCAGAAGCTGCGGCGCTCCTGCTGCACGCGGCGAAGGTGCATCTTTTGACGAATGGCGAGGCGGCGCCCGCGCATGTGCCGGCAGGGCTTCTCGTGCATACGGAACGGCTCGCCGCGGTCGAGGGCGAGGGCAGGGTCGAGCGCGTCGTCTTCGCGGGCGGCGCGACGCTTCCCGTCAGCGGCATATTCGTCGCCTTCGGCACGGCGGGCAGCACGGCGATTGCCAAGAAGCTCGGCATTCTTCTCGACGGTGTATATCTGAAAGTGAATGAGAAGATGGAGACAAACGTGCCCGGCGTCTTTGCCGCGGGCGATGCGACGGGCGGGCTCCTGCAGGTGGTGAAGGCCGTGCACGAGGGCGCGGTCGCGGGGCTTTCGGCGCTGAAGTTTTTGCGCGGCAAAAAGGCTTGA
- a CDS encoding Type 1 glutamine amidotransferase-like domain-containing protein: protein MKKLFLASYLAGVKTLVGTWLEEKRPEEILFVPTAANVEEYTDYVEEAADTFAALGYRVKRMDFSKFAREECERELQMCDSLYVSGGNTFYLLQELRRKNLLGALHERIEEGMLYIGESAGAMITARDIAYGQIMDDKKAAPDLKDMSGLSVVDFYILPHRGEEPFVEAVEETLRVYDGKLEFLTMDNSEAVIVDGAEHRVEREA from the coding sequence ATGAAAAAACTTTTTCTAGCATCTTATTTGGCCGGAGTGAAGACGTTGGTTGGAACATGGTTGGAGGAGAAAAGGCCGGAAGAGATTCTCTTCGTTCCAACGGCGGCGAATGTCGAAGAATATACCGACTATGTGGAGGAAGCGGCGGATACATTCGCCGCTCTTGGCTACCGTGTGAAACGTATGGATTTTAGCAAATTCGCACGGGAAGAATGTGAACGAGAATTGCAAATGTGCGATAGCCTTTATGTTTCAGGCGGTAATACCTTCTATTTGCTGCAGGAGCTGCGCCGCAAAAATCTTCTGGGGGCTTTGCATGAGAGAATTGAAGAGGGGATGCTTTATATCGGAGAGTCGGCAGGAGCAATGATCACGGCTAGGGATATTGCCTATGGTCAAATCATGGACGACAAAAAAGCCGCACCGGACCTAAAAGACATGAGCGGCTTATCTGTTGTGGATTTTTATATTTTGCCTCATCGAGGAGAAGAACCGTTTGTTGAAGCTGTGGAAGAAACGCTTCGTGTATACGATGGGAAACTGGAATTTTTGACAATGGACAACAGTGAGGCAGTGATTGTTGATGGTGCGGAGCACAGAGTGGAGAGAGAAGCGTAG
- a CDS encoding beta-class carbonic anhydrase: MTRLEEMLQANEAYCKNPPVDYTGEDVHESKLPKKKIAVFTCMDTRLVELLEPALGLKRGDAKFVKTVGNTLVGPFDGVVRSLMVATYELGIEEIFVVGHDECGMAKTTAKSLIEAMHVRGVDDAAIAPLREELVHWADSFSHPAENVKEVVRKLRENPLLPKDLKIHGLMLHPRTGKVDLIESGDA; the protein is encoded by the coding sequence ATGACACGATTGGAAGAGATGCTGCAGGCGAATGAGGCGTACTGCAAGAACCCGCCCGTCGACTACACGGGGGAGGATGTGCACGAGAGCAAGCTGCCGAAGAAGAAAATCGCCGTGTTCACCTGCATGGACACGCGCCTTGTAGAGCTTTTGGAGCCTGCCTTGGGGCTAAAGCGCGGCGACGCGAAATTCGTCAAGACCGTCGGCAACACGCTCGTCGGCCCCTTCGACGGTGTTGTGCGAAGCCTCATGGTTGCGACATACGAGCTCGGCATTGAGGAGATCTTCGTCGTCGGACACGACGAATGCGGCATGGCGAAGACGACGGCGAAGAGCCTCATCGAGGCCATGCACGTGCGCGGCGTTGACGATGCGGCGATCGCGCCCCTGCGCGAGGAACTTGTGCATTGGGCGGACAGCTTCAGCCACCCGGCGGAAAATGTCAAGGAAGTTGTCCGAAAACTGCGCGAGAATCCGCTGCTGCCGAAGGATCTCAAGATTCATGGATTGATGCTGCACCCGAGGACGGGCAAGGTCGACCTGATTGAGAGCGGCGATGCGTGA
- a CDS encoding type II toxin-antitoxin system RelE family toxin, which translates to MTWQVQFLAAAQKDFERLDGSQKRETVKAICKVSQNPLPASEGGYGKPLGAHTDTNRVGLLKIKLKRSGIRIVYKLVQDRDHMLIIVIGLRSDSAVYKTAARRIAKLDDSESL; encoded by the coding sequence ATGACGTGGCAGGTACAGTTCCTGGCCGCGGCACAAAAAGATTTCGAGCGGCTTGACGGCAGTCAAAAACGGGAAACGGTCAAAGCCATCTGCAAGGTCTCTCAAAATCCCCTGCCTGCAAGCGAGGGCGGCTACGGCAAGCCATTGGGCGCACACACCGACACGAATCGCGTCGGTCTATTAAAAATCAAGCTGAAGCGCTCAGGCATCCGTATCGTCTACAAACTGGTGCAAGACCGCGATCACATGCTTATCATCGTCATCGGGTTGCGCAGCGATTCTGCCGTATATAAAACCGCTGCACGCAGAATTGCAAAACTTGACGACAGTGAGTCCCTATAA
- a CDS encoding type II toxin-antitoxin system Phd/YefM family antitoxin, whose translation MTVVMKNNEPECVLLSPADYNALVERLEDADLLHLASERLKDFDSKEQAAIPFEEVCKRNGIDLPSLDFESVEIE comes from the coding sequence ATGACGGTCGTCATGAAGAACAATGAACCGGAGTGCGTTCTGCTGTCGCCTGCCGATTACAACGCCCTTGTCGAGCGCTTAGAAGACGCTGACCTTCTGCATCTCGCTTCCGAAAGGCTGAAAGACTTCGACAGCAAAGAGCAGGCGGCTATTCCCTTTGAGGAAGTCTGCAAGCGAAACGGCATCGACCTTCCTTCTCTCGATTTTGAGAGCGTCGAAATCGAATGA
- a CDS encoding arsenate reductase family protein yields the protein MKKGLFVCYPRCTTCQKARRWLEERGAAVEERDIKEERPTADELRAWHAKSGLPLKRFFNTSGLKYKELGLKDKLPTLSEAEQYDLLASDGMLVKRPLLVAADFVLVGFKETEWQEHFE from the coding sequence ATGAAGAAGGGGCTTTTCGTATGCTATCCGCGCTGCACGACATGCCAAAAGGCGCGGCGTTGGCTGGAAGAGCGCGGCGCTGCGGTCGAGGAGCGCGACATCAAGGAGGAGAGGCCGACGGCCGATGAACTGCGTGCCTGGCACGCGAAGAGCGGCCTGCCGCTGAAGCGCTTCTTCAATACGAGCGGCTTGAAGTATAAGGAACTTGGGCTCAAGGACAAACTGCCCACCCTGAGTGAGGCCGAGCAGTATGACTTGCTCGCTTCCGACGGCATGCTCGTCAAGCGTCCGCTTCTCGTCGCTGCTGACTTCGTCCTCGTCGGCTTCAAGGAAACGGAGTGGCAGGAGCACTTTGAATGA
- a CDS encoding glycoside hydrolase family 3 protein: MAKNRANRKTSLGPLLLCLIIFCTSLLLAGCLARSDDAASKDSAASHTQKRLSPDEKAAAIVQKMSDAEKVGQLLMIGIQGTELDADSRFMLSEYHVGSIILFDRNMKSQEQVRALNDSLQKNAADAGLPLFLAIDEEGGAVARMKEAFPPPPAAAEIGRTGDPQAAYRYAADTAHGLKAMGFNLNFAPVADLGATYGRSYANDAATATKFVAAALEGHSDAGLLATLKHFPGLGRGESDTHEDTVTVHADRATLEASDLVPFREMIGKRNAAKNAKGASGWFVMATHTMYPALDAKNPASLSPAILQGLLREELSYDGVIVTDDLEMGAISRHYGFDRAGVEAILAGADLVLVCHDYAHETAVYNGLLKAVKSGEISKDRLDASVRRIVKAKIEYLE; the protein is encoded by the coding sequence ATGGCGAAAAATCGCGCGAACCGCAAAACCTCCCTCGGTCCTCTACTCCTCTGTCTGATCATCTTCTGCACCAGCCTGCTCCTCGCGGGCTGCCTTGCACGCTCTGACGATGCCGCCTCGAAAGATTCCGCTGCGAGCCATACGCAAAAAAGACTCTCGCCCGATGAAAAAGCGGCCGCCATTGTACAGAAGATGAGCGACGCCGAGAAGGTCGGGCAGCTTCTCATGATCGGCATACAGGGAACGGAGCTCGATGCGGACAGCCGCTTCATGCTTTCGGAGTACCATGTCGGCAGCATCATCCTCTTCGACCGCAATATGAAGAGCCAGGAGCAGGTGCGCGCGCTGAACGATTCTTTGCAGAAAAATGCCGCAGATGCAGGACTGCCGCTTTTTCTCGCCATCGACGAGGAAGGCGGCGCCGTCGCTCGCATGAAGGAGGCGTTCCCGCCGCCGCCCGCCGCCGCCGAAATCGGCCGCACGGGCGACCCCCAAGCGGCATACCGCTATGCCGCCGACACGGCGCACGGACTCAAGGCGATGGGCTTCAACCTGAACTTCGCGCCCGTTGCCGACCTCGGTGCGACCTATGGGCGCTCCTATGCCAACGATGCCGCCACCGCGACAAAGTTCGTCGCCGCCGCCCTCGAAGGTCACTCCGACGCCGGGCTTCTCGCGACGCTCAAGCACTTCCCCGGTCTCGGACGCGGCGAGAGCGACACGCATGAAGACACGGTCACCGTGCACGCCGACCGCGCCACCCTCGAAGCGAGTGACCTCGTGCCGTTTCGCGAGATGATCGGCAAGAGGAACGCTGCAAAGAATGCGAAAGGGGCGAGCGGCTGGTTCGTCATGGCAACGCACACGATGTACCCGGCGCTCGATGCCAAGAATCCTGCCAGCCTTTCGCCTGCCATCCTGCAGGGCCTCCTCCGAGAAGAGCTCTCCTACGACGGCGTCATCGTGACCGACGATCTTGAAATGGGCGCGATCTCACGCCACTACGGCTTCGACCGCGCGGGCGTCGAAGCGATCCTGGCGGGAGCAGACCTCGTGCTCGTCTGCCATGACTACGCGCACGAAACCGCCGTCTACAACGGCCTCCTGAAAGCCGTGAAGAGCGGCGAGATCTCCAAAGACCGCCTCGACGCTTCCGTCCGGCGCATCGTCAAGGCAAAGATCGAGTATCTCGAATAG
- a CDS encoding heat-shock protein Hsp90, with product MDKQTLIGKVKEIVSAPSCYEGLRKLGEDWLAAVGTDAEKKLSEKLIAALKEDVASIDASLAFFQSDEAKSIFGSEEAANLAKKAEAFKAAGNKICFCPACQAGKAVLENASVLLK from the coding sequence ATGGACAAGCAAACCCTCATTGGAAAGGTCAAAGAGATCGTCAGCGCCCCGAGCTGCTACGAAGGACTCCGAAAGCTCGGCGAAGACTGGCTCGCCGCCGTCGGCACGGACGCGGAAAAGAAGCTCTCCGAAAAGCTCATCGCCGCTCTCAAGGAAGATGTTGCCAGCATCGACGCCTCACTCGCCTTCTTCCAGTCCGACGAAGCGAAAAGCATCTTTGGCAGTGAAGAGGCGGCAAACCTCGCAAAGAAGGCCGAAGCGTTCAAAGCTGCCGGCAACAAGATCTGCTTCTGCCCCGCCTGCCAGGCAGGCAAAGCCGTGCTCGAGAATGCGAGCGTTCTGCTCAAGTAA
- the mqnE gene encoding aminofutalosine synthase MqnE has translation MRKEVTELLAPKGYEDIEEKVLAKERLTREDGVRLFDCRNIAWLGALADHVRREKCGDVVYYNVNCHVNLTNICCAHCKFCAFGRDAEDKGAYEMAADDAVAVVEDAMKDPHLAGLHVVSGLHPAWTFDDYLARLRALHERFPKLYLKGFTGVEITHFSKISGLSVHEVLQKLKAAGLDAIAGGGAEILSDRIREELCPNKATAKEWLDAARTAHELGIKSNASMLYGHIETLAERVDHLLALRSLQDETGGFQTFICFPFLPKNTALAAESGISQTSMWDDLRTMAISRLMLDNFTNIKAYWVMLTVPVAQVALAFGANDIDGTVHKETILHDAGAKSPRALTEDRIVRIVKEAGRIPAACDCNFNILHVYE, from the coding sequence ATGAGGAAAGAAGTGACGGAATTGCTCGCTCCCAAGGGCTATGAAGATATTGAAGAAAAGGTGCTGGCGAAAGAGCGCCTGACGCGCGAGGACGGCGTCCGCCTCTTTGACTGCAGGAACATCGCTTGGCTCGGTGCACTCGCCGACCATGTGCGGCGCGAAAAGTGCGGCGACGTCGTCTACTACAACGTGAACTGCCATGTGAACCTCACGAATATATGCTGCGCGCACTGCAAATTCTGCGCTTTCGGACGTGACGCCGAGGACAAGGGCGCCTATGAGATGGCGGCGGACGACGCCGTCGCCGTTGTCGAGGACGCGATGAAGGATCCGCACCTTGCGGGACTGCACGTCGTCTCAGGACTGCATCCCGCGTGGACGTTCGACGACTACCTCGCGCGGCTTCGTGCGCTGCACGAAAGATTCCCCAAGCTCTACCTCAAGGGCTTCACGGGCGTCGAGATCACGCATTTCTCCAAGATTTCGGGGCTTTCCGTGCACGAGGTGCTGCAAAAGCTCAAGGCGGCAGGACTTGACGCCATCGCGGGCGGCGGTGCGGAGATCCTTTCCGACCGCATCCGCGAAGAGCTGTGTCCGAACAAGGCGACGGCGAAGGAGTGGCTCGACGCTGCGCGCACGGCGCATGAACTCGGCATCAAGTCGAACGCCTCGATGCTCTACGGGCATATCGAGACGCTCGCCGAGCGCGTCGACCATCTGCTCGCGCTGCGCTCTCTGCAGGACGAGACGGGCGGCTTCCAGACCTTCATCTGCTTCCCGTTTCTGCCGAAGAACACGGCGCTCGCCGCGGAGAGCGGCATTTCTCAGACCTCGATGTGGGACGACCTCAGGACGATGGCGATCTCGCGCCTCATGCTCGACAATTTCACGAACATCAAGGCATATTGGGTCATGCTGACCGTCCCTGTCGCCCAGGTAGCGCTCGCCTTCGGCGCGAACGACATCGACGGCACGGTGCACAAGGAGACGATTCTGCACGATGCGGGCGCGAAGAGTCCGCGCGCGCTGACGGAGGACCGCATCGTTCGCATCGTCAAGGAAGCCGGCCGCATCCCCGCGGCATGTGACTGCAACTTCAATATCCTTCATGTGTATGAATGA
- a CDS encoding methyl-accepting chemotaxis protein has translation MFDFLKSRKDGEGKSSLRDRVDAKPLPQVQKAAAQNGAPAGRDLQGADVAVCYLHRSEIARENLAPIVSLPDGVALVLGFVSPDLDLTDVGRAVQQALGKEVRVVLMTDAGELCRPQGSATLYQEAGEGRARVLLQGYSRRMIEGVFTMSVPLHSQDLKADRIDMSLEARLQAIKGELERHVPPFRISLYHTFALVYIDGLSRSETFLMQALYESRKFPCPYIGGSSAPDAHGRACVYDGEASLEDHAVITLVRLRRGYRYGIFKTQAVEKTDTSFIIDKASTALRSVETLQLSSGETLPALEALKRTLGVHSAADLDAAMQKYTFASDINEDFFIRSVSALDHARGRLNLYCDIVTGERLHLMKRGSLADTLAKGLTDFQRGKPAPLGGILNDCILRRLCYASETGHIDEFRDVPVAGFSSFGEIAGLHVNETLTALFFYHVPSGVSFRDDYIDNFASIYADCDAFFFRRMIDRQAHVGALKDDLVAMFRDYQQKIPAIIASITRISDEVHAIQAALKNLSDGSAEQKQLFAQIVRQGEEIGPTLEKLAQDTKRIDEVIRLIAGIASQINLLALNATIEAARAGEAGRGFAVVAQEVSKLSGTTQENLTASDEAVRKLLHEVRKIDAIMEANEEMEKKIRAFDAQFNEQMTVLQKTLEGSLVHIAESARSVSELEKVSESANMRMEAINLLIRNIERGA, from the coding sequence GTGTTTGATTTTTTGAAGAGCAGAAAAGACGGGGAAGGGAAATCTTCTCTGCGCGATCGCGTGGATGCGAAGCCCTTGCCGCAGGTTCAAAAGGCGGCCGCGCAAAACGGAGCGCCGGCAGGCAGAGACTTGCAGGGCGCTGATGTCGCCGTCTGCTACCTGCATCGAAGCGAGATCGCGCGGGAAAACCTCGCGCCCATCGTCTCTCTGCCCGATGGCGTGGCGCTCGTCCTCGGCTTTGTCTCGCCCGATCTCGACTTGACGGACGTCGGCAGAGCCGTGCAGCAGGCGCTCGGCAAGGAGGTGCGCGTCGTGCTCATGACGGACGCGGGCGAGCTTTGTCGTCCGCAGGGCAGTGCGACGCTCTACCAGGAAGCCGGCGAAGGACGCGCACGCGTGCTTCTGCAGGGATATTCGCGCCGCATGATCGAGGGCGTCTTCACGATGAGCGTTCCGCTTCACTCGCAGGACTTGAAGGCGGATCGCATCGACATGAGCCTTGAGGCGCGTCTCCAGGCGATCAAGGGCGAGCTTGAGCGACATGTGCCGCCGTTTCGCATCAGTCTCTACCACACGTTCGCGCTCGTCTACATCGACGGGCTTTCGCGCTCGGAGACGTTCCTCATGCAGGCGCTCTACGAGTCGCGCAAGTTCCCGTGCCCTTATATCGGCGGCTCGTCTGCTCCCGATGCGCATGGGCGCGCCTGTGTCTACGACGGCGAAGCGAGTCTTGAAGATCATGCCGTCATCACGCTCGTGCGTCTCAGGCGCGGCTACCGCTACGGCATCTTCAAGACGCAGGCGGTCGAAAAGACGGATACGTCCTTCATCATCGACAAGGCCTCGACGGCGCTTCGCTCCGTCGAGACGCTGCAGCTTTCGTCGGGCGAGACATTGCCGGCGTTGGAGGCTTTGAAGCGCACGCTTGGCGTGCATTCTGCCGCCGATCTTGATGCGGCAATGCAGAAGTACACGTTCGCTTCCGATATCAACGAAGACTTCTTCATCCGCTCGGTCAGTGCGCTCGACCATGCGCGAGGCCGCCTGAATCTCTACTGCGACATCGTGACGGGCGAGCGGCTTCATCTGATGAAGCGCGGCTCTCTCGCCGATACGCTCGCCAAGGGTCTCACCGATTTCCAGCGCGGCAAGCCTGCGCCGCTCGGCGGCATTCTGAACGACTGCATCCTGCGCCGCCTCTGCTATGCGTCGGAGACGGGGCACATTGACGAGTTCCGCGATGTGCCTGTCGCAGGCTTTTCGAGCTTCGGCGAAATCGCGGGCCTGCATGTCAACGAGACGCTGACGGCGCTCTTCTTCTATCATGTGCCTTCGGGCGTGAGTTTCCGCGATGACTACATTGATAACTTCGCGAGCATCTACGCCGACTGCGACGCCTTCTTCTTCCGCCGCATGATCGATCGGCAGGCGCATGTGGGGGCGCTCAAGGATGACCTTGTCGCCATGTTCCGCGACTATCAGCAGAAGATTCCTGCGATCATCGCCTCCATCACGCGCATTTCCGATGAGGTGCATGCGATTCAGGCGGCGCTCAAGAACCTTTCGGACGGCTCGGCCGAGCAGAAGCAGCTCTTCGCTCAGATCGTGCGCCAAGGCGAGGAGATCGGACCGACGCTCGAAAAGCTGGCGCAGGACACGAAGCGCATCGACGAGGTCATCCGCCTGATTGCAGGCATCGCTTCGCAGATCAATTTGCTCGCCTTGAATGCGACCATAGAGGCGGCGCGTGCGGGTGAGGCGGGACGTGGCTTCGCCGTCGTCGCGCAGGAGGTCAGCAAGCTATCGGGCACGACGCAGGAAAACCTCACGGCATCCGACGAGGCGGTGCGAAAGCTGCTGCACGAAGTGCGCAAGATCGACGCCATCATGGAGGCAAACGAGGAAATGGAGAAGAAGATTCGTGCTTTCGATGCGCAGTTCAACGAGCAGATGACCGTGCTGCAGAAGACGCTTGAAGGAAGCCTCGTGCACATCGCCGAGTCGGCGCGCTCAGTCAGCGAGCTGGAAAAGGTCAGCGAGTCGGCGAATATGCGCATGGAGGCGATCAACCTCCTGATCCGAAACATCGAGCGCGGCGCGTAG
- the trxA gene encoding thioredoxin yields MNAIEITKENFESEVTAAKGAVLLDFWAPWCGPCRMLTPVIDEVAAGHPDLKVGKVNIDEQPDLAVQFGVQSIPTLIVFKDGKKTKESVGFVPREMVESLLN; encoded by the coding sequence ATGAATGCAATAGAGATTACAAAGGAAAACTTCGAGAGCGAGGTCACGGCCGCCAAGGGCGCGGTGCTGCTCGACTTCTGGGCGCCGTGGTGCGGCCCGTGCCGCATGCTCACGCCCGTCATCGACGAAGTGGCTGCAGGGCATCCCGACCTCAAGGTCGGCAAGGTCAACATCGACGAGCAGCCCGATCTCGCCGTCCAGTTCGGCGTGCAGTCGATTCCGACGCTCATCGTCTTCAAGGACGGAAAGAAGACGAAAGAATCCGTCGGCTTCGTGCCGCGCGAGATGGTCGAGAGCCTGCTCAACTGA